A stretch of Orientia tsutsugamushi DNA encodes these proteins:
- a CDS encoding conjugal transfer protein TraH — translation MRRNITISPEKSYAGKAKQQLTNLKIKFGKNTEFSDHEIAFLSSIGDIFPIYDYIILEAISGVTILEISSELIASYTLVQHLKEVITEIRRAVTSLGAKQVSNEHLERYLKELNRVQLFANEKWTSLQTDASRIDKRARLIEQHLIAKEKS, via the coding sequence TTGCGACGAAATATCACAATATCACCAGAGAAATCTTATGCAGGTAAAGCTAAACAACAATTGACTAATCTAAAAATTAAATTTGGTAAGAATACTGAATTTAGTGACCATGAAATAGCCTTTTTATCTTCGATTGGAGATATATTCCCAATTTATGATTATATCATATTAGAAGCTATTTCTGGAGTCACAATTTTAGAGATCTCATCAGAATTAATAGCTAGCTATACATTAGTTCAGCATTTGAAGGAAGTAATCACCGAAATACGTAGAGCCGTTACTTCACTAGGTGCTAAGCAAGTTTCGAATGAACATTTAGAAAGATATTTGAAGGAATTAAATCGAGTTCAACTTTTTGCAAATGAAAAATGGACTAGCCTACAAACAGATGCAAGTCGAATAGATAAAAGGGCTAGATTAATAGAGCAGCATTTAATAGCGAAGGAGAAAAGTTAA